The following are encoded in a window of Halorarum salinum genomic DNA:
- a CDS encoding four-helix bundle copper-binding protein — protein MALTEIDHVGENERMAQCIDNCFEAAQACEWCADECAGEGEEMAECLRLCRDVADLTTLHARFMARDSNYSAQLAEVCAGACEECAEECERHDAEHCQVCAEVLRECAESCRDMMSA, from the coding sequence ATGGCACTGACAGAGATCGACCACGTGGGCGAGAACGAACGGATGGCACAGTGCATCGACAACTGCTTCGAGGCCGCGCAGGCGTGCGAGTGGTGCGCCGACGAGTGCGCCGGCGAGGGCGAGGAGATGGCGGAGTGTCTCAGGCTCTGTCGGGACGTCGCCGACCTCACGACGCTCCACGCACGCTTCATGGCGCGCGATTCGAACTACAGCGCCCAGCTTGCCGAGGTCTGCGCCGGCGCCTGCGAGGAGTGCGCCGAGGAGTGCGAGCGCCACGACGCCGAGCACTGCCAGGTGTGTGCCGAGGTCCTCCGCGAGTGCGCGGAGAGCTGTCGGGACATGATGTCGGCGTAA